The region ATTATTGGTGGGCCCCCATGCCAAGGTATGTCACTATCAGGGCCCCGGAAGTTACATGACCCAAGGAACAGCTTATATTTGTCTTATATACGTTTAGTTAATGAACTTAAACCTAAGGCATTTGTAATTGAAAATGTTCCCGGAATCATAAGTTTATATAAAGGTAAAATTAAGGAATCAATTTTAGAAGAATTTGAGAGTATAGGTTATAAAGTAAATTATCAACTACTTAACTCCGCTGAATATGGTGTTCCTCAAACGAGGAAGAGAGTATTTTTTGTTGGATTAAGAAGTGGAGAAAGTTACCAGTTCCCTGATCCAAAGTTGTTCTTTGAGAATGAGTGGATAACAGCAAAGAACGCTACAAGCGATTTACCGCTACTTGAAAATAGTCTAGGTGATGAAATTGAGGATTACTTATTCGAACCTCAAAATGAATTTCAAAAATATTGTCGTAAAAATTCTAGAAGAATTCATAACCACCAAGCTACAAATCACAGTGAAAAGACCCAAAAAATTATCAGTTTAGTTCCAGAAGGTGGAAATTATAAGGATTTACCAGAAGAATTTAGAGGGACTAGAAAATTTAATGTTGCATGGACAAGATATCATGGTCAACGTCCTACGTTAACTATTGATACAGGCCATAGACACCATTTTCATTATAATGCAAATAGAGTACCAACTGTTAGAGAGAATGCTCGATTTCAATCTTTTCCTGACAATTTTATTTTCTATGGGAATAGGACTCAACAATATAGACAAGTTGGTAATGCAGTTCCTCCACTTTTAGCACAAGCAATAGCGGAAAAGTTATTATCATATTTAAAATAGCTTCTTTGGGGTGAAAACATGGCTTATTATGAAGTGCCAAAAGAGTATTACTTTAGAATTCATCATCCACGACCTCGCTTCAAAGGTGATATTGAAAATGTATTAATATATCTAGCTAGTGAAATTACACTAATAGGAAGAAAAAAAGTAAATGAATTTAAAAGTGATTTAGATTTCTCGATTAAAAAGTATCCTGGCAACCTAACAAAGAAACAAAAAACAATAGACAATTGGAGAACCGAAATTGATGCTCTTTTTAGTTTTGTTGTAAAAGAAGGAGATTACCTTAAACCGAGTAATAGAGCGATAGAGTTAGCAACAAATCAAGACTTAGTTAAATTCTTTAAACTTTTTTGTTACCATTTCCAATATCCTGGAGGATTTGTAAAGCCACATGTTAATTTAATGTATATAAAAGAGAAGATTAACTTTAGGCCTGCATCATATATCCTAAAAATGTTAAGTTCTGCGGAAACAGAATATGGAAAGCGAGCAGGCATCACAAAATCTGAAGCTACACATTGTATTTTTAATGATTTAAGAGTAAGTCGTGATAACCGATCGTGTGAAGAAACATGGGAATTAATTAGCTCTAATCGTAGAAAGAAAGTAGAGTATGACTGGACTGGTGATGTAATTAGATATGCTGGTGATATATTGGATTACTTAACACAGGGTAATTTGTTGGTAAAAAGACCGGATGGTAAATATTACATAAATACGGTAGAAAGTTTGGCGATTCAACGGTTTATTAATTCCACTGATTTTTTTGATTATTATTCATATATACAAAACCCTTATGAAGTTAATCTTGATGAAGTAAAAACGATTGATCAGGACTGGATAAAGTATTTTAATACAGAGCGTGAAGAAGGGTTTTTTGATACAGATATCCTTGCTTTAGTATCCGAATCTAGTAATGAATATAACCAACTTAGAAATATGTTTGATATTGAAAGGGTAATTGAAGAAGGTGGAATGGATACAACAGGTGGAATTGGTTCAGTAGGTGAAAGTCTAATATTAAATCATGAGAAAATAAGAATTGAGCATGAAGGTCGCTCAGACCTTAAACATCTGATAAAATTAATTCCATCAACTTATGCAGTGGGTTATGATATTAACTCAAGGGAAGTCGATGAGACTCACAAATTCATTGAAGTTAAGACAACAAAAAGTTCTACCGAAATTGATTTTATGAGGTTCCATTTAACACCAAATGAGTGGAGTGCTGCTGAAACACATAGCGACAGATACTTTGTATATCGTCTACTTGTTACTAAAGGAAGAATAAAGTTAATAATTTTAAAGGATCCAGTAGGAGAGTACAAAAGAGGAAACCTTTCTGCTACACCGAGAAATGGAATGGATATAATTTTCAATCCGGAGGTAACAGGAATTGAAAAGGAATTATTGATACAAAAGGATGGTGCCTAATATGTATAAAGTAGCCTCTTTATTTTCGGGTTGTGGTGGAGGAGACTTAGGATTAAAAGGTGATTTCCAGTTTTTAAATAGAAATTATTACAGGCTTCCCTTTGAAATAGTCTATGCTAATGAATTCGATAAAAAAATAGCTGAAATATTTGAAGAAAATTTTAAAGTTTCTCCTGATGTACGAGACATTCGAGAAGTCAAGGAGGAGGAGATCCCACCACACGATGTATTAATTGGAGGGTTTCCCTGTGTTTCTTTCTCCATTGTTGCTCAGAATCCAAGAAGATTAGGTATAGAAAATGATAATGGTAAATTATTTTTTGAAATGGTAAGGGTTCTAAATCATAAAAAACCGATGGCTTTCATTGCAGAGAATGTTAAAGGGCTATTGTCTGCAAATAAAGGTGAAGCATTTCCTTTAATTATCAAAGAGTTTGAAGATAGTGGGTATAATGTTCAATATAAGGTGCTTAACGCTGCTGAATTTGGGGTGCCACAAAATAGACATCGTGTTATTATAGTGGGGATAAGGAAGGATATAAATGTTAAATATTCATTTCCAGAACCTATGTGTTCTACAGAGAGTAATTTATTCGGGAGAGAGGTTGTTAAATTAAGAGATATAATCTTTCCTGAAAGCAGGGTGGATGACAAGTACTACTTCAGTCAAAAAGCTGTCGAAGGAATGTTAAGAGGTAAAAAGGATATGAATAAAGGAAGAGCTCAAGACATAAATAAACCCTGCAATACCGTAGGAGCTCATCTTGCAAAAGTAAGTCTTAATAGTACAGATCCTGTATTAAAAATTAATGGCAGATACCGCCGTTTTACACCTAGAGAAGTTGCGAGGATCCAATCGTTTCCTGATTCCTTTAAGCTAATAAACTCACAAGGGACTCAGTACAAAGCTCTAGGAAATGCTATACCACCAGTATTGTTGTGGCATATAGCCAATGAATTAGCACGTACATTAAGCAATTATAAAAATATTAATGACACAGCAGTTTATGAGGCAAAGCTACAATATAGTTAATATCAGATAATCGAAATGTTCGAATGTTGATTCTTATAAAATTTGTA is a window of Bacillus horti DNA encoding:
- a CDS encoding DNA cytosine methyltransferase yields the protein MYKVIDLFSGCGGLSLGFEFAGFETLLGIDEDAAAINTFKLNHKGAYGLCKDIRKVTGREILELIGNQNVDVIIGGPPCQGMSLSGPRKLHDPRNSLYLSYIRLVNELKPKAFVIENVPGIISLYKGKIKESILEEFESIGYKVNYQLLNSAEYGVPQTRKRVFFVGLRSGESYQFPDPKLFFENEWITAKNATSDLPLLENSLGDEIEDYLFEPQNEFQKYCRKNSRRIHNHQATNHSEKTQKIISLVPEGGNYKDLPEEFRGTRKFNVAWTRYHGQRPTLTIDTGHRHHFHYNANRVPTVRENARFQSFPDNFIFYGNRTQQYRQVGNAVPPLLAQAIAEKLLSYLK
- a CDS encoding protein NO VEIN domain-containing protein, which codes for MAYYEVPKEYYFRIHHPRPRFKGDIENVLIYLASEITLIGRKKVNEFKSDLDFSIKKYPGNLTKKQKTIDNWRTEIDALFSFVVKEGDYLKPSNRAIELATNQDLVKFFKLFCYHFQYPGGFVKPHVNLMYIKEKINFRPASYILKMLSSAETEYGKRAGITKSEATHCIFNDLRVSRDNRSCEETWELISSNRRKKVEYDWTGDVIRYAGDILDYLTQGNLLVKRPDGKYYINTVESLAIQRFINSTDFFDYYSYIQNPYEVNLDEVKTIDQDWIKYFNTEREEGFFDTDILALVSESSNEYNQLRNMFDIERVIEEGGMDTTGGIGSVGESLILNHEKIRIEHEGRSDLKHLIKLIPSTYAVGYDINSREVDETHKFIEVKTTKSSTEIDFMRFHLTPNEWSAAETHSDRYFVYRLLVTKGRIKLIILKDPVGEYKRGNLSATPRNGMDIIFNPEVTGIEKELLIQKDGA
- a CDS encoding DNA cytosine methyltransferase, with protein sequence MYKVASLFSGCGGGDLGLKGDFQFLNRNYYRLPFEIVYANEFDKKIAEIFEENFKVSPDVRDIREVKEEEIPPHDVLIGGFPCVSFSIVAQNPRRLGIENDNGKLFFEMVRVLNHKKPMAFIAENVKGLLSANKGEAFPLIIKEFEDSGYNVQYKVLNAAEFGVPQNRHRVIIVGIRKDINVKYSFPEPMCSTESNLFGREVVKLRDIIFPESRVDDKYYFSQKAVEGMLRGKKDMNKGRAQDINKPCNTVGAHLAKVSLNSTDPVLKINGRYRRFTPREVARIQSFPDSFKLINSQGTQYKALGNAIPPVLLWHIANELARTLSNYKNINDTAVYEAKLQYS